The following coding sequences are from one Thermotoga sp. window:
- a CDS encoding beta-ketoacyl-[acyl-carrier-protein] synthase II yields the protein MRRVVITGMGVVSPFGVGKERNLIGLRETKVMIDRISSFDASNLPVQIAAEVKDFKPEEYINPKLVKRTDRFVHFALVSTKEAVEEAGIDFERFADKAATIIGSGMGGFLTLDSENNKFLSKGPSRVSPFLIPMILIDMASGIVAMEYGLKGPNFSSVSACASSLHAVALGTLLIRHGYADVAIVGGTEATVAPLPITGFANMRALSRRNNDPKRASRPFDKDRDGFVMGEGGAVLILEAEEVAKSRGAKIVAEIKGVGMTDDAYHFSAPDPEGRGAAKAMKLALKESGLSERDIDYVSCHATSTPAGDEAELKAIKEVLGEHAKNVAINSSKAL from the coding sequence TTGAGGCGAGTAGTCATAACGGGAATGGGTGTCGTAAGCCCCTTTGGTGTTGGGAAAGAAAGGAATCTGATAGGTCTTAGAGAAACTAAAGTAATGATAGATCGAATATCTTCTTTTGATGCCTCTAATTTGCCTGTCCAGATCGCAGCAGAGGTCAAAGATTTCAAACCAGAAGAGTACATAAATCCAAAACTGGTGAAAAGAACGGATCGATTTGTTCACTTTGCACTCGTCAGCACAAAGGAGGCAGTGGAAGAAGCGGGAATAGATTTCGAACGGTTCGCTGACAAAGCAGCGACGATCATAGGATCCGGGATGGGAGGATTTTTGACGCTGGACAGTGAGAACAACAAATTCCTCTCCAAGGGTCCAAGCAGGGTGAGTCCGTTTTTGATTCCAATGATTCTCATCGACATGGCGTCTGGTATTGTCGCGATGGAGTATGGTCTGAAGGGTCCGAACTTCTCCTCTGTGAGTGCTTGTGCTTCTTCTCTGCATGCAGTGGCACTTGGCACCCTCCTGATAAGACATGGATACGCGGATGTGGCCATTGTCGGAGGAACAGAAGCAACAGTAGCACCCCTTCCAATTACCGGATTTGCAAACATGAGAGCGCTTTCAAGAAGAAACAACGATCCCAAACGTGCTTCCCGCCCGTTCGACAAAGATAGAGACGGTTTCGTCATGGGAGAAGGCGGTGCGGTCCTCATACTCGAGGCCGAAGAAGTTGCAAAGTCGAGAGGAGCAAAAATTGTGGCGGAGATAAAAGGTGTCGGTATGACGGACGACGCGTACCATTTCAGCGCTCCGGATCCAGAAGGCAGGGGAGCGGCAAAAGCAATGAAACTGGCATTGAAAGAGTCTGGCCTTTCTGAGAGAGACATTGATTACGTGAGTTGCCATGCCACGAGCACACCCGCCGGCGATGAGGCAGAACTCAAGGCGATAAAGGAAGTACTGGGGGAACATGCAAAGAACGTAGCCATAAACTCTTCGAAGGCTCTGA
- a CDS encoding PHP domain-containing protein, translating to MIDMHLHSVFSYDGKAEVEDIIAQTQRLGIDHFCITDHYEYEDGKLVHEFDVEEYFLTMDKYDLPRGAEISWDGMGEVSFPEGFDYLLLGVHKYDENLPPDELAKNYLERTLYVMERVKFHTLAHLDYPARYTNADFEANKDLIERVLKFLVANEKVLEVNTAGLFKHGKPNPDYWILEMYWDLGGRLVTIGSDAHEVQHIGRGIAEVMSRLKRFDFEYVVVERKRLVTTKLR from the coding sequence ATGATAGATATGCACCTTCATTCCGTGTTTTCGTACGATGGAAAGGCGGAAGTAGAAGACATCATCGCTCAAACACAAAGGCTTGGAATAGATCACTTTTGTATCACAGACCACTACGAGTACGAAGATGGTAAGCTCGTTCATGAATTCGACGTGGAAGAATATTTTCTCACCATGGACAAGTATGATCTTCCAAGGGGGGCTGAAATAAGCTGGGATGGGATGGGAGAAGTGAGTTTTCCCGAGGGATTTGATTACCTCCTCCTCGGCGTTCACAAGTACGATGAAAACCTCCCACCAGATGAGCTGGCGAAGAACTATCTCGAAAGAACGCTTTACGTCATGGAAAGAGTGAAATTTCACACCCTCGCTCATCTCGATTATCCCGCAAGGTACACAAATGCCGATTTCGAGGCGAACAAAGATCTGATAGAGAGGGTCTTGAAGTTCCTTGTGGCCAACGAGAAGGTCCTCGAGGTGAACACGGCAGGACTCTTCAAGCATGGGAAACCCAATCCTGACTACTGGATACTGGAGATGTACTGGGATCTCGGTGGGAGGCTCGTAACCATTGGCTCGGATGCCCACGAAGTGCAGCACATAGGTCGGGGGATAGCCGAGGTCATGTCCAGGCTGAAGAGATTCGATTTTGAGTATGTTGTTGTCGAAAGGAAAAGGCTTGTTACCACAAAACTGAGGTGA